In Micromonospora purpureochromogenes, a single window of DNA contains:
- a CDS encoding lipopolysaccharide biosynthesis protein, giving the protein MTDPGTRPTGAAATAVADAGGAAGEREVRRSTRSGMVGLAGAAVNGLLGFVLTVVIVRGLGPAGSGAMFTAIGVVAIMGVLCCAGADTALVWALPRRRTGRDGDAARLLPVALLPALLFTAVVALTGVALSGALAPVLFDPGTREGAGLLRLAFAGLPFVVATTVLLAAVRAVRPVAALVAVQYVFVPAARPALVSAALLTGAGVTVAFAGWLAPIAVAVLVCVALLARPLGLRAGAALRPVAEDWRTLWGFALPRAASATIDASSMWLTVLLTAALAGQAEAGIIGAVGRYALAGLLIMQGLRVAVAPQLSRLLGQGRTGEAALVYRRITAVIIALSWPGYLLLAVFAPGFLRLFGAEFTAGAAAMVVLAGAMMVNSGTGIVQTLLLMSGSSGRHLLAAATGLLLNVALAVLLIPPHGALGAAWAWTVGIVAENVIATVTARRVIGEPLITRSVLRAAAAAGTATAVLAAAGAAVAGRGVAGLFLTLGVAVLLGVALLLHPGVRRRARATAPTLLGRGPS; this is encoded by the coding sequence ATGACCGATCCGGGTACGCGGCCGACCGGCGCGGCCGCCACGGCCGTCGCGGACGCCGGGGGGGCGGCCGGCGAGCGGGAGGTACGCCGCAGCACGCGCAGCGGGATGGTCGGGCTGGCCGGCGCGGCGGTCAACGGCCTGCTGGGCTTCGTGCTGACCGTGGTGATCGTCCGTGGTCTGGGCCCGGCCGGCTCCGGTGCGATGTTCACCGCGATCGGCGTGGTGGCGATCATGGGCGTGCTCTGCTGCGCCGGTGCCGACACCGCGCTGGTCTGGGCCCTGCCCCGGCGCCGGACGGGTCGCGACGGTGACGCCGCCCGGCTGCTGCCCGTCGCCCTGCTCCCCGCGCTGCTGTTCACCGCGGTCGTGGCGCTGACCGGCGTGGCCCTCTCCGGGGCGCTCGCGCCGGTGCTGTTCGACCCGGGCACGCGCGAGGGCGCCGGCCTGCTCCGGCTGGCCTTCGCCGGCCTGCCGTTCGTGGTGGCGACCACGGTGCTGCTGGCCGCCGTGCGGGCGGTGCGCCCGGTCGCCGCCCTGGTGGCGGTGCAGTACGTCTTCGTGCCGGCGGCTCGCCCGGCCCTGGTGTCGGCGGCGCTGCTGACCGGCGCGGGGGTGACGGTGGCCTTCGCCGGCTGGCTCGCCCCGATCGCCGTGGCCGTGCTGGTCTGCGTGGCGCTGCTGGCCCGGCCGCTGGGCCTGAGGGCCGGCGCCGCGCTGCGCCCGGTCGCCGAGGACTGGCGGACGCTGTGGGGCTTCGCGCTGCCCCGGGCCGCCTCGGCGACCATCGACGCCAGCAGCATGTGGCTGACGGTGCTGCTCACCGCTGCGCTCGCCGGCCAGGCCGAGGCCGGCATCATCGGCGCGGTCGGCCGCTACGCCCTCGCGGGCCTGCTCATCATGCAGGGCCTGCGGGTGGCCGTGGCACCCCAGCTGTCCCGGCTGCTCGGGCAGGGGCGCACCGGCGAGGCGGCCCTGGTCTACCGGCGGATCACCGCGGTGATCATCGCGCTCTCCTGGCCCGGCTACCTGCTGCTGGCGGTCTTCGCGCCCGGTTTCCTGCGCCTGTTCGGCGCGGAGTTCACCGCCGGCGCCGCCGCCATGGTCGTGCTCGCCGGGGCGATGATGGTCAACTCCGGGACCGGGATCGTACAGACGTTGCTGCTGATGAGCGGCAGCAGCGGACGGCACCTGCTGGCCGCCGCCACCGGCCTGCTGCTCAACGTGGCGCTGGCCGTGCTGCTGATCCCGCCGCACGGGGCGCTCGGCGCGGCGTGGGCCTGGACGGTCGGCATCGTGGCGGAGAACGTCATCGCGACGGTGACCGCCCGCCGGGTAATCGGCGAGCCGCTGATCACCCGCTCGGTGCTGCGCGCCGCGGCCGCCGCCGGCACCGCCACCGCCGTGCTGGCCGCGGCCGGCGCGGCCGTCGCCGGCCGGGGCGTGGCCGGCCTGTTCCTCACCCTCGGGGTCGCGGTGCTGCTCGGCGTCGCGCTGCTGCTGCATCCGGGGGTACGCCGACGGGCGCGGGCGACGGCGCCGACCCTGCTCGGCCGCGGGCCGAGCTGA
- a CDS encoding O-antigen ligase family protein produces the protein MSDRRPGATAPPLPVWPLTAMFALVPLWWALGAFYLGWSVFGVVLLALLVTRGRVALPPGSAAWLVFLILVLLSATRLDRATAYLTFGLRFGFLATALVVCVYVHTLVREGARWDRVLRPLGWYWLGVVALGWLAVLMPTFALTTPVEMALPHGISGERFIQALTHVRANEFNPQSRTPIYRTATPYPYTNNWGTAYALLVPCVLAYLTSVRTGRFRVALWVSLPLSVVPAFMTLNRGMFLGLGAGLLYLGLRALVRGNARLIVSIGGLVVLVWVVSLVVPVQEMIDARVSSTDTNVDRMDLYVRTWQAVERSPLLGYGAPKSVDTTLAEEPLGTQGLIWQILYSHGIPALVVFLGWLVLVARRLAAAVSPAGHWLSTVPVIALVVIPVYAYIDPNLSVIFFAVGAGLAAVGGPVNRAPTGPSTMARPAPLAPWRTRGIGRAAVPAPPVPPPAPPPATGVAAVPLRMPAPPSAPSASSPPSASSPPSAPVPAASAAPVVPAPRSATAPPASTAPPSTAAEATTVVPAPRAATTPPPAPATPTTPAGTAVPAPRAATIPPPAPAPAVPAAAEAARPPASEPDRPVADAPRQGGTA, from the coding sequence GTGTCTGACCGGCGGCCCGGGGCGACCGCGCCGCCACTGCCCGTCTGGCCGCTGACGGCCATGTTCGCCCTGGTGCCGCTCTGGTGGGCGCTGGGCGCGTTCTACCTCGGCTGGTCGGTCTTCGGGGTCGTGCTGCTCGCCCTGCTGGTCACCCGCGGCCGGGTCGCGCTGCCCCCCGGCAGCGCCGCCTGGCTGGTCTTCCTCATCCTGGTGCTGCTCAGCGCCACCCGGCTGGACCGGGCCACCGCCTACCTCACCTTCGGGCTGCGCTTCGGCTTCCTGGCGACCGCGCTGGTGGTCTGCGTGTACGTGCACACCCTGGTCCGCGAGGGCGCCCGGTGGGACCGGGTGCTGCGCCCGCTGGGCTGGTACTGGCTGGGCGTGGTGGCGCTGGGCTGGCTGGCCGTGCTGATGCCGACCTTCGCCCTGACCACCCCGGTGGAGATGGCCCTGCCGCACGGCATCTCGGGGGAGCGGTTCATCCAGGCGCTGACCCACGTCCGGGCCAACGAGTTCAACCCGCAGTCGCGCACGCCGATCTACCGCACCGCGACGCCGTACCCGTACACCAACAACTGGGGGACCGCGTACGCGCTGCTGGTGCCCTGCGTGCTGGCGTACCTGACCTCGGTGCGTACCGGGCGGTTCCGGGTGGCGCTGTGGGTGTCGCTGCCGTTGTCGGTGGTGCCGGCGTTCATGACGCTCAACCGGGGCATGTTCCTCGGCCTCGGCGCCGGCCTGCTCTACCTGGGCCTGCGCGCCCTGGTCCGGGGCAACGCCCGGCTGATCGTCTCGATCGGCGGGCTGGTCGTGCTGGTCTGGGTGGTCAGCCTGGTCGTGCCGGTGCAGGAGATGATCGACGCCCGGGTCAGCAGCACCGACACCAACGTCGACCGGATGGACCTCTACGTGCGGACCTGGCAGGCGGTCGAGCGCTCGCCGCTGCTCGGGTACGGCGCGCCGAAGAGCGTGGACACCACCCTCGCCGAGGAGCCGCTGGGCACCCAGGGCCTGATCTGGCAGATCCTCTACAGCCACGGCATCCCGGCGCTGGTGGTCTTCCTCGGCTGGCTGGTGCTGGTGGCCCGGCGGCTGGCCGCCGCGGTCTCGCCGGCCGGGCACTGGCTGAGCACCGTCCCGGTGATCGCGCTGGTGGTCATCCCGGTCTACGCCTACATCGACCCGAACCTGTCGGTGATCTTCTTCGCCGTCGGGGCCGGGTTGGCGGCGGTGGGCGGGCCGGTCAACCGGGCGCCGACCGGCCCGTCCACCATGGCCCGACCGGCGCCGCTGGCGCCCTGGCGTACCCGGGGGATCGGCCGCGCCGCGGTGCCCGCGCCACCGGTGCCCCCGCCCGCGCCGCCGCCGGCGACCGGGGTGGCCGCGGTCCCGCTGCGCATGCCGGCCCCGCCGTCCGCGCCGTCCGCGTCGTCCCCGCCGTCCGCGTCGTCCCCGCCGTCCGCGCCGGTCCCGGCCGCGAGCGCCGCGCCGGTCGTGCCCGCGCCGCGATCCGCGACCGCCCCGCCTGCGTCGACCGCCCCGCCGTCGACGGCGGCGGAAGCGACGACTGTCGTCCCTGCGCCCCGGGCCGCCACCACCCCGCCCCCTGCCCCGGCAACGCCGACCACGCCGGCCGGGACCGCCGTGCCCGCGCCCCGGGCCGCGACCATCCCGCCTCCCGCGCCGGCCCCGGCCGTGCCGGCGGCGGCCGAGGCGGCCCGGCCGCCGGCGTCCGAGCCGGACCGGCCGGTAGCGGACGCGCCACGCCAGGGAGGGACGGCATGA